The Pseudomonas parafulva genome window below encodes:
- a CDS encoding alpha/beta hydrolase, with the protein MSPNAFWLPTGERCSLYVHQWLPLTPVKAVVLLVHGMAEHGGRYGRLGQALNEAGFALFAPDLRGHGRTAAPADRGLFAERNGWSTVLDDLGLLSQYIGQQFPGTPLFLFGHSMGSYLAQAYLLHHSASLQGTVLSGSNSRPAALYRAARLIARLETWRQGPRGRSGVIDWLSFGAFNKAFRPNRTAFDWLSRDAQEVDAYLNDPLCGFRCCNQLWLDLLQGLVQISQPRHLAQIDPDLPLLVIGGECDPVSAGGRLTHLADALRATGNRHVQLRVYPDARHEVLNETHRDEVTRDIIAWLEQALALNRPARSE; encoded by the coding sequence ATGTCTCCCAACGCCTTCTGGCTACCCACCGGCGAGCGGTGCAGCCTGTATGTCCACCAGTGGTTGCCGCTCACCCCGGTCAAGGCCGTCGTGCTGCTGGTCCACGGCATGGCCGAGCATGGCGGACGCTATGGACGACTGGGCCAGGCGCTGAACGAGGCCGGTTTCGCCCTGTTCGCACCCGACCTGCGCGGTCACGGCCGCACCGCCGCACCGGCCGATCGGGGCCTGTTCGCCGAGCGCAATGGCTGGAGCACGGTGCTCGATGACCTGGGCTTGCTCAGCCAGTACATCGGCCAGCAGTTTCCCGGCACGCCGCTGTTTCTGTTCGGCCACAGCATGGGCAGCTACCTCGCCCAGGCCTATTTGCTGCACCACAGCGCCAGCCTGCAAGGCACCGTGCTCAGCGGCTCGAACAGCCGGCCGGCGGCGCTGTACCGTGCGGCGCGGCTGATCGCCCGCCTGGAAACCTGGCGCCAGGGGCCGCGCGGGCGCAGCGGCGTGATCGACTGGCTGTCGTTCGGCGCCTTCAACAAGGCATTCAGGCCCAACCGCACCGCCTTCGACTGGCTCAGCCGCGATGCGCAGGAGGTGGACGCCTACCTCAACGACCCGCTGTGCGGCTTTCGCTGCTGCAATCAGCTATGGCTCGACCTGCTGCAAGGCCTGGTGCAGATCAGCCAGCCCCGCCACCTGGCGCAGATCGACCCGGACCTGCCGCTGCTGGTGATCGGCGGCGAATGTGATCCGGTCAGTGCCGGCGGACGTCTCACCCATCTGGCCGACGCGCTGCGCGCCACCGGTAACCGCCATGTACAATTGCGCGTCTACCCCGATGCCCGGCACGAAGTGCTCAATGAAACCCATCGCGACGAGGTCACCCGCGACATCATCGCCTGGCTGGAACAGGCCCTGGCCCTGAACCGTCCAGCCCGTAGCGAATGA
- a CDS encoding PLP-dependent aminotransferase family protein: MGRNFVWTPHLVDDDQPRYLALVEAIAMAIERGELTVGERLPPQRRLAWKLGLNPSTTQQAYREAAARHLVAGEVGRGTYVLAGSKEATLFRLKQHDRHPTLIDLSTNVPVADLAPQDLQQSLQSLLQAGDFNLLDHYLDHDRLLLGRLQGAHWLSLRGITVDADDLLLCGGAQQALTCVLQSLCQPGEPVMVEALSAPGIKAACRQLRLPVQGVALDGQGLRPEALERVARASGARVLVTTPTLHNPTGACMDEARRQAIADVVRRNELWVIEDDVYGAFSERPPLYPLLDGRGVLVSSLSKTVAAGLRVGWIAASPDLLERIDPHTRATHWSVSPLNLQIACQWIGEGTAARRLAQQREEVEQRWRLARRWLGEALLTREAPSPHIWVRTPACAETLAAACRQRGVEVVPASVFAVGGEAVKAVRISLSAAVSRAQLTQGLEIVRAVLDDGSD; the protein is encoded by the coding sequence ATGGGCCGCAATTTCGTGTGGACACCTCACCTGGTCGATGATGACCAACCCCGCTACCTGGCGCTGGTCGAGGCCATCGCCATGGCCATCGAGCGCGGTGAACTGACAGTCGGCGAACGCCTTCCCCCGCAGCGGCGCCTGGCGTGGAAGCTGGGGCTCAATCCGAGCACCACGCAGCAAGCCTATCGCGAAGCGGCCGCCCGCCACCTGGTGGCCGGCGAAGTCGGGCGCGGCACCTATGTGCTGGCGGGGAGCAAGGAAGCGACGCTGTTTCGCCTCAAGCAGCATGACCGCCATCCGACCCTGATCGACCTGTCGACCAACGTGCCGGTGGCCGACCTGGCCCCACAGGATCTGCAACAGAGTCTGCAATCGTTGCTGCAGGCAGGCGACTTCAACCTGCTGGATCACTACCTGGACCATGATCGACTGCTGCTGGGCCGCCTGCAGGGCGCCCATTGGCTCAGCCTGCGCGGCATCACCGTGGATGCCGACGACCTGCTGCTGTGCGGCGGCGCGCAACAGGCACTGACCTGCGTGTTGCAGTCGCTGTGCCAGCCCGGCGAGCCGGTGATGGTCGAAGCGCTGAGCGCGCCCGGCATCAAGGCCGCCTGTCGACAGCTGCGCCTTCCCGTGCAGGGCGTTGCACTGGACGGTCAAGGCTTGCGCCCCGAGGCCCTGGAGCGGGTGGCGAGGGCCAGCGGCGCGCGGGTACTGGTGACCACGCCGACGCTGCACAACCCCACCGGAGCGTGCATGGACGAAGCCCGTCGCCAGGCCATCGCCGACGTGGTCCGACGCAATGAGCTGTGGGTGATCGAGGACGATGTCTACGGTGCGTTCAGCGAACGGCCACCGTTGTATCCACTGCTCGATGGCCGTGGCGTGCTGGTCAGCAGCCTGTCGAAAACCGTGGCCGCCGGGCTGCGGGTGGGCTGGATCGCGGCGTCGCCGGACCTGCTCGAGCGCATCGACCCTCACACCCGCGCCACCCACTGGTCGGTATCACCGCTGAATCTGCAGATCGCCTGCCAGTGGATCGGCGAGGGGACGGCAGCACGCCGGTTGGCCCAGCAGCGCGAGGAAGTCGAGCAACGCTGGCGTCTGGCCCGACGGTGGTTGGGCGAGGCCTTGCTCACCCGCGAGGCGCCGTCCCCGCATATCTGGGTGCGCACACCCGCCTGCGCCGAAACCTTGGCGGCGGCGTGTCGGCAACGGGGCGTGGAAGTGGTGCCAGCCAGCGTGTTCGCGGTGGGCGGCGAGGCAGTGAAAGCCGTGCGCATCAGCCTGTCGGCGGCCGTCAGCCGCGCGCAGCTCACACAGGGGCTGGAGATCGTGCGCGCAGTGCTGGACGACGGCAGTGACTGA
- a CDS encoding threonine dehydratase, whose amino-acid sequence MFDLTALREAADFVHQHVPPTPQLAWPLLAERTGCQVWVKHENHAPTGAFKVRGGLVYVRSLLDSGEVPAGLVTATRGNHGQSMALAARQAGLPLVIVVPEGNSLEKNAAMRALGAELIEHGVDFDVAREHAAQLAQARGYLMVPSFHAQLVRGVATYALELFEAVTGLDTVYVPIGMGSGICGLIQARNLLGLRTEIVGVVSSAADAYARSFESGRIVTTASANTFADGMACRVPNPEAFALVREHAARIVRVSDDEIAQAMRLYHETTHNTAEGAGAAALAALLQERERQVGRRVAVVLSGANVDRARYAQVLAG is encoded by the coding sequence ATGTTCGATCTCACCGCCCTGCGCGAAGCCGCCGATTTCGTTCATCAGCATGTGCCGCCGACGCCTCAGTTGGCCTGGCCGCTGCTGGCCGAGCGGACTGGATGCCAGGTATGGGTCAAGCACGAAAACCATGCCCCTACCGGCGCCTTCAAGGTGCGCGGCGGACTGGTCTACGTGCGTTCACTGCTCGACAGCGGCGAGGTGCCCGCTGGCCTGGTGACCGCGACCCGCGGCAATCACGGGCAAAGCATGGCGCTGGCGGCGCGGCAAGCGGGCCTGCCGCTGGTGATCGTGGTGCCTGAAGGCAATTCGCTGGAAAAGAACGCGGCCATGCGCGCGCTGGGGGCGGAACTGATCGAGCATGGCGTCGATTTCGACGTGGCCCGCGAGCACGCGGCACAACTGGCCCAGGCCCGTGGCTACCTGATGGTGCCGTCGTTCCATGCGCAACTGGTACGCGGCGTGGCGACTTACGCCTTGGAGCTGTTCGAGGCGGTGACCGGTCTTGACACCGTCTACGTGCCGATCGGCATGGGCTCGGGCATCTGTGGGTTGATCCAGGCGCGGAACCTGCTGGGGCTGCGCACCGAGATCGTCGGCGTGGTCTCCAGCGCGGCGGATGCCTATGCGCGCAGCTTCGAATCGGGGCGTATCGTCACCACCGCCAGCGCGAACACCTTCGCCGACGGCATGGCCTGCCGCGTGCCCAACCCCGAGGCCTTCGCCCTGGTGCGAGAGCACGCGGCGCGGATCGTGCGGGTGAGCGACGATGAGATCGCCCAGGCCATGCGTCTGTACCACGAAACCACCCACAACACCGCCGAAGGTGCCGGTGCTGCGGCGTTGGCGGCGCTGCTGCAGGAGCGCGAACGTCAGGTCGGCAGGCGTGTGGCAGTGGTATTGAGCGGCGCGAACGTGGACCGTGCGCGCTACGCGCAGGTCCTGGCAGGCTGA
- a CDS encoding MaoC family dehydratase, which translates to MTQVSNTPYEALEVGQTASYEKAVEERDIQLFAAMSGDHNPVHLDAEFAAKSMFRERIAHGMFSGALISAAVACTLPGPGTIYLGQQMSFQKPVKIGDTLTVRLEILEKLPKFKVRIATNVYNQNDELVVSGEAEILAPRKQQTVELVSPPNFVAS; encoded by the coding sequence ATGACCCAGGTCAGCAACACGCCCTACGAAGCCCTCGAAGTCGGCCAGACGGCCAGTTACGAAAAAGCGGTGGAAGAACGCGACATCCAGCTGTTCGCTGCGATGTCCGGCGATCACAACCCGGTGCACCTGGATGCCGAGTTCGCCGCCAAGAGCATGTTCCGCGAGCGTATCGCCCACGGCATGTTCAGCGGCGCACTGATCAGTGCTGCGGTGGCCTGCACCCTGCCAGGGCCGGGCACCATCTACCTGGGTCAGCAAATGAGCTTCCAGAAGCCGGTGAAGATCGGCGACACCCTGACCGTGCGCCTGGAAATTCTCGAGAAGCTGCCCAAGTTCAAAGTGCGCATCGCCACCAACGTCTACAACCAGAACGACGAACTGGTGGTCTCCGGCGAGGCCGAGATTCTCGCCCCGCGCAAGCAGCAGACCGTCGAACTGGTGTCGCCGCCGAACTTCGTCGCCAGCTGA